The nucleotide window CGCAGCGCGGCGGTCGTACAACGAGCTCAACGCGAAGCTCCGGGCCGCGGTGCTCGAGGCCGTGCGCGAAGGGGCCGCCGAGGTCGAAACTGCCCGGAAGCCGCGGACGGCGGAGGGCGAAGCGGCGCTGGAGGCCCAGGGCCGCGCCGGGCGCCTCCGCCTCGCGCACTCGGAGACCTCCGCCTCGAGCGCGGAGCGCCGCCCCGCAGCGCCGAAGCGCCGCAGGACCGGCGCGCCGCCCGTGGATCCGCGGCAGCTCACGCTCCTCGCGTTCTCCCCGCCCAAGGGTGACGCCTGAAATGATCGTCGTTACCGGCGGACGGATCGTCCGCGGCGCCTTTGTGCATGTCACTCGCTGCGCACGCAGACGCCCGTCGCGTTCATCTCCTTGAGCGTCGCGTCGACGAGCCCGGTCAGGAAGTTGGCCCGCCACATCTTGCTGTCGTTCAGCGCGGTGGAAGACCAGTGGACGGCCTCGGGCGACATGAGATCCAGCTCTTCCGTGCCCGGGTAGATGGCGTCGCAGGCCGTGCTCCCCGAGCAGGTGCTGCAGAAGCCCGTCATGTTCGTGCCGAAGTCGATCGCATCGCAGGTGCCGAGGAGCCCCATCAGCTCGTCCATGGTCGGCAGCCTCGTGCCGCTGGGGCATGCGGCCTCGGCCTCGGCGTAGTCGAACGAGACGGCCTCGCCCCCCTCCCATGCGCAGGCGTCGTCGACGAGGCACTGACCGGCGAGGCACTGCAGCCACGTGATCCCGGTCCCCTCGTCGAAATGCTCCGGGTTCTCGCAGTCGCTCTCGCCGCCGTCCTCTCCCGCGTCGGCGTCGGTGTCGGTGTCCGTGTCCGTGTCGGTTCCGCCATCGCCGTCTACGGGATCGGCGTCGCCGCAGGCCGCGAGCCAGATCGCGGCGATGAAGCAGGGCAAGAGCGTCGTCGCTGTGCGCATGCATCCCTCCTCGGGCGCTCCGATGCTCGGGCGCCCATTGCCGGCGAGCATAACACAGCAGGTCAGAAGCCTCCCCCCGGCCCCTCTCCGGCAGGCGGAGAGGGGAGGCGGACGCCGCCGCGCCGCCGTCGGTTTTACCGTTCCTTGATCATCGGGCTCGAGAGTCCCCGCGCGTTCGGGCCTGGCGCGGACCTTGCACCGGCGGGGGTGACGAAAGGGGCCCGGGGTGAGGCATGCGAAAACGCGAACTGCTCGCGCTGGCACGACAGATGCGAAGTGCGCCGACGCCGTCCGAGGGCGTGTTCTGGCAAGTCGTCCGAAACAGGAAGCTCTGCGGAACCAAGTTTCGCAGACAGCAGATCATCGGCCCTTTCATCGTGGATTTCTTCGCGCCGTCTCACCGTCTCGTTGTGGAGATCGATGACGGCATCCACTTCGGGCAGGAAGAGAGCGACGCCGAACGCGAACGGTTTCTGTACGACTGCGGTCTTCGCGTGCTGCGATTCTCCGCGGATTCCGTTGATCGCGATCTTTCGTCGATGGTCGCACGGGTCACCGAGGCGCTCCGTTCCATCTCCCCTCTCCGCTTGACGGAGAGGGGCCGGGGGTGAGGCTACGGCATGAGCTCGAACGGGTAGTTGACGACGACGCCCCCGCCGCCCTCCGGCGCGGGGAACTTCCACCTCCGGACCGCCGCGAGGATGCACGTCTCGATGATCGTGTCGTTGAAGGTGGACTCGGCGACCTCGGCCGCGGTCACGTTGCCCTTGGAATCGATGACGAACCTGATCACGACGCGGCCGCCGAGGGACGGATCGGATTGGAGCTGCTGCTCGTAGCAGAACCGCACCTCGTTGATGTGGCGACGGACGATCCGGCGGATGACCTCCTTCGACAGCGAGCCTGTGACCACGGCCGCGCCCGCGCGGATCTGGGGCGCCGCGGCGCGCACGCCGTAGCGGTTGCCGCCTCGGCCGTACCCCGCGCCCGAGCCGCTACCCGCGCCGTGGCCGATCGTCCCGAGGCTGCCGAGGCCGATCGATCCGTACCCCGTGCCGCCGCCGCCCTTGCCCGTGCCCGAGATCCCGAGCCCGCCGTGGCCGAAGCTGTCGCCGACCGCGAGGTCGGACACGCCGTCCGGCATCGGCAGCGGCTGCTTCACGGTCACCGTGCGCCCGTCCCCGCGCACGACCTTGTCCACGGCCACGAACGACGTGAACTCCGTGAGCAGGTGGTGCTCGATCCCGAGCGCCGTGATCTCCGCCTCGAGATCCGCGTCCTGCGAGGCCCTGTACCTGTCGCCGAGGAGGCGGATCCGCGCGCGCGCCCAGTACAGCCGAGCCGCGTCGCCAGCGGGGATCTTCCGCGCCTTCGCGAGGTCGATCACCCTCGACCACGGCCCCTCGGGCGTGATCCCCGTGATGGTGACCCTCCCCGCGAGCCGCCCCCTGATCTTGCCCGCGATCACGATCGGCCGCTCCGCGAAGAGGTCGGGCGCGCGCTCGGGCTCGAGGTCGTACGCGTCGACCCCATCGAACCGGGCCTCGATGCCGGCGAGCAGCGGCGACGAGACGTAGCGGGCGAACCGCTTGGAGGCCGCCGCGGCCTCCGCCGGCTTGGTGACGACGAACGGCTCCCCGTCCCCCGCCCGCGCGAGGCTCTCGATGAGCTCGCGGTTGACGCCCGCGCCGATGCCGAAGGCGAACAGGTTGGCGTCGCCCAGCCGCTTGCGCGTGAGCGTGAACACCTCGTCCTCGACGCCGACGTACCCGTCCGTCGCGACGACGACCGTGCGCGAGGTCGCCGGGAAGCGGGGCAGCGCGTAGGCCCGCTTCAGGGCGGGGAGGAGCTCGGTGCCGCCGCCGCCCTGCTGCTCGTCGATGAAGCGCAGGGCCCTCGCGACGTTGCCGGCCGTTGCCGGGAGCGAGCTCTCGGAGAGCACGTCGCTGCCGCCGGCGAACAGGAGGACGTTGAACGCGTCGTCGCGGTCGAGCCCCTTGAGGAGGCGCTTGAGGAGCGCCTTCGACGTGTCGAGCGGGAAGCCGCTCATCGAGCCCGAGACGTCGACGATGAAGACGTACTCCCGCCGCAGGACGTCCGCCGCCTCGGTGCGGGCGGGCGGCTCCAGCGCCAGCAGGAAGTAGCTCTCGTGATCGCCCAAAGAGAGGAGCAGCCCGGTCTCGATCGCGTCGCCTGCGAGGCGGTAGCGGAGGATGAAGTCCCGCCGCTTGCGCTCCTCGCCCGGTTCGAGCGCGATCTCGGCGTCGCCAGGATCCGGGTAGGTCACGGCGATCCTGTGGCTCGGGCTCGTCACCGACGCGAGCGGCACGCCGCCGTGGACGAACGCGCGGATCTCGAGCCCCGCGGGATCGGGCTGGCCGGCGTGCAGGTACGGCGTCTCGACGAACGCGTCCCGCGCCCCGGCCGAGCCGCGCGGCGTGTTCGAGTACCGCGGCCCGACCACGGTCGGGAACACGAGCTCGTAGGTCTTCTCCTCGGGCACGAGGATCTCCGTGTAGGAGAGCTCCACCTTGATCTCGTCGCCCGGCCGGATGTTGGCGAGGTTCATCTGCATCACGTTCGGGCGCTGCTGCTCGAGGAGCGACGCGGTCTTCCCCTCGTCGCGGGCCTCCTCGTACTCCTCGCGGGCCTTCGCGCGCTCGCGAACGTCGGCCTCGATAACGCGGTCGCCGACGGTCATGCGCATCGAGTGCACCGCCGCCCGCGTCGACATGGGGAAGACGTAGATCGCCTCGAGCGTCCGCTCGCCGTCGTTGCGGTAGACCTGCGTGACGTCGACCTCGGCGATCGCGGCGGCGACCTCGATGTCCACCTCGGTCCGCTCGAGCGGGAG belongs to Pseudomonadota bacterium and includes:
- a CDS encoding DUF1566 domain-containing protein yields the protein MRTATTLLPCFIAAIWLAACGDADPVDGDGGTDTDTDTDTDADAGEDGGESDCENPEHFDEGTGITWLQCLAGQCLVDDACAWEGGEAVSFDYAEAEAACPSGTRLPTMDELMGLLGTCDAIDFGTNMTGFCSTCSGSTACDAIYPGTEELDLMSPEAVHWSSTALNDSKMWRANFLTGLVDATLKEMNATGVCVRSE
- a CDS encoding DUF559 domain-containing protein; its protein translation is MRKRELLALARQMRSAPTPSEGVFWQVVRNRKLCGTKFRRQQIIGPFIVDFFAPSHRLVVEIDDGIHFGQEESDAERERFLYDCGLRVLRFSADSVDRDLSSMVARVTEALRSISPLRLTERGRG
- a CDS encoding TonB family protein yields the protein MRRVSVFLIALVATLVGLLLCGAARADRSERRDAYLAAAAASIPTGREDETLSPYFFVLSDDPHLDRLPLERTEVDIEVAAAIAEVDVTQVYRNDGERTLEAIYVFPMSTRAAVHSMRMTVGDRVIEADVRERAKAREEYEEARDEGKTASLLEQQRPNVMQMNLANIRPGDEIKVELSYTEILVPEEKTYELVFPTVVGPRYSNTPRGSAGARDAFVETPYLHAGQPDPAGLEIRAFVHGGVPLASVTSPSHRIAVTYPDPGDAEIALEPGEERKRRDFILRYRLAGDAIETGLLLSLGDHESYFLLALEPPARTEAADVLRREYVFIVDVSGSMSGFPLDTSKALLKRLLKGLDRDDAFNVLLFAGGSDVLSESSLPATAGNVARALRFIDEQQGGGGTELLPALKRAYALPRFPATSRTVVVATDGYVGVEDEVFTLTRKRLGDANLFAFGIGAGVNRELIESLARAGDGEPFVVTKPAEAAAASKRFARYVSSPLLAGIEARFDGVDAYDLEPERAPDLFAERPIVIAGKIRGRLAGRVTITGITPEGPWSRVIDLAKARKIPAGDAARLYWARARIRLLGDRYRASQDADLEAEITALGIEHHLLTEFTSFVAVDKVVRGDGRTVTVKQPLPMPDGVSDLAVGDSFGHGGLGISGTGKGGGGTGYGSIGLGSLGTIGHGAGSGSGAGYGRGGNRYGVRAAAPQIRAGAAVVTGSLSKEVIRRIVRRHINEVRFCYEQQLQSDPSLGGRVVIRFVIDSKGNVTAAEVAESTFNDTIIETCILAAVRRWKFPAPEGGGGVVVNYPFELMP